DNA from Natronospira bacteriovora:
CCGCCTCGCCTTCCTGCAGAGCACGAACGGCAGCTTCCGGCCGCGCGGGCTCGAACAGGGTGGACAGGAGCAGCAGATCAGGCAGCTCCAGCGGAAAGGGCCGGGATGTCCCCGACAGCCGGGCGGCCACGATTCGCCCACCATTCTGGAGAATGACAGTCCCCCGGGTGATTGCGAGGGTCGGACTCGATGACATAAGAAACTCCGGAGCCTCCGGCCCCACACTGACGGATCGGCCGTGTCGGCCGGTCTCACCTTGAAATCATGGTAACCAGCCAGCCCGGCCCGGACAAGACAGGCTCAGGGCGCCGCCGGACCCATTTAATCGTCCTTCTGAAAGCGATAAAAGCGCCCTGCGTGATGGCGCCCGCGATAGAGGATGTCGCCACTGTCCCGCAGGCGGAGCCCGGCCTCCAGGAAGGGCCGGTACCACTGCCTATCGGCGGCAATGGCACGATTGACACGCAAAAAGTCGCGCAAGCGGGCCCGTCCCAGGCGGAGCTGCTGGTGAAAGCCCCGGAAATCCTGTTCGCGCCGCTGCATCGCCGCCTCATCCATGCGAGCGGTCGCCACGGCCATATTCAGGGCATTGGCCAGCAAGGGGGAACGACGTTTCTTGGCCTCCCGCTCAAGCACAGGCTGCAGTGCCGCCATGGACTGCCTGAAGACAGTTGCGTCGATCTCTGCGGCAAGCCATTGCGCCAGTGCCGGCATCAGCCCCTGCTGCTCGAGCCAGTCATATTCGGCCTCTTCCCGGCCCATGCGCTCGATCATGGCGGAGTCCGCCGCGTGGGCCACCAGGCTGAAACAGCCCCCCGACGACAGCCACCTGGCGACTCGCTCGGCAGCCCTGGGCCAGTCACAGTACTCGATTCCGTACTGGCTCATGATGAAGTCGAACTGGCCGGCCGGAAAGCTCGCCGACTCCAGCGGGGTCTGGTCGATGAAACGAATGGGCTCGAGAAAGGCGGCCGCTTCGGGGTGGGATTCGGCCATGCGCCGGGGTTGCAGGCGGGCGGCATCCAGGCCGGTAATATGAAATGAACGGGCCTGACGGGCGCTGTACTCGGCCGCCAGCACCGCCAGCGCCCCATTGCCGGTGCACACGTCCAGGAGACGGGCAGAGGGCGGCAAGGCCTCGAATTCACGCTGCCAGAAGGCCGCCAGCTCCCCATCGTAGTTGCCGGAAAAATCCTGTGGCAGGGACGTCAGGGCACCACTGGCCCAGAAGTCACTCCAGTGCTCACTGCGGCCACTTGCCATTGACTCCACTCTCCTTTTCCTCACTCGCCGGCCCTCTTCCATCCCTTCGCCATGGCACCGATTCATCATCGTCCGATGACAAGGGGATGGAACAAGGCCTCGACCTTAAGCGGATCACTGACCCGGATCACCATGCTGCCCCACAAAAAGAAAAGGCGGACCCGAAGGCCCGCCTTTCCCGACTTGCGTCAACTCAGCCCGATCAGAAGGACTGGGTGTAACGGGCATACACGATACGACCATAACCGTTGTACAGGTTGAAGTCGTAGTCGCGGCTGCCGATGTTACCCAGGCCAACCGGGGGCATCTTGTTGCCGACGTTCTGGGCACCCAGGGTCACCCGGCCATCGAACGGCGTGAAGTAGTTGAACTGCACGTCGTTGGTGGCCCAGGAGGGCACATTGCCACGGCACTCACGCACCGTGCCCAGCTCCGGCGCCGTCACGTATTCCACATTGGCAACCTGGTCACACTGGTTACCGATGTAGTTGACGTTCCAGGCGAAGCTGAAATCACCGATGGAGTACTGGTTGGACCAGGTGGCACGCATCCGCGGCAGACCGGGGTCACCGGACAGATCCGGACCATCATCGATGCTGAAGCCCAGCACGTAGGAGGCCTGCAGGTTGGTCTGGAAGCGACCACCGCCAAACTCGGTGTTGGCACGCAGGTTGATATCCACACCGTCAGTCTTCAGCTCACCTTCGTTACCGTAACCCGTGAGGATCTCGGTGATCGCACCGGAGGGAGCGCGAGTGATGCCGAGGCCCGGAGGAATCGGATCGCCGCGCTGTTCACGGTTGATCAGGTTCTGGGACGAGAAGAAGGCGATCCGCTCATCGATCTCGATGCGGTAGTAGTCCAGGGTACCGTTGAACCAGTCAACCGGGGCCCAGGCAGCGCCGATGGAGAACTGCTCGGACTTCTCGGACTCCAGATCCGGGTTGGCAATGCGGTAGGCATTGATCTGGGTGGTACAGTCTGCCGGCTGGCCCTGGGCCTCACAGGTCTGCGGGTCACGCACCGAGTCGGCGGAGAAGGCGGTCTGCTGGGACAGGATATCCAGCGACGGAGCGCGGAAACCCTGGCCGTAGGAACCACGGATCACCAGGTCATCGGTGGCGTCCCAGCGCAGTGACAGCTTGGGCGAGAAGTCATCACCGTAGTCGCTGTAGCTGTCGAAACGACCGGCCACGTTGAGCTCGAGGCGATCGGTCAGGGGCACCAGACCCTCACCGAAGACGGAGGTCACGTCGCGATCCAGACCGGCACTGTTACCGGCGGAACCACCGATCTGACCGGCTTCGGACAGGGAGTCGTAGCGGTCTTCGTAGTCTTCGGTGCGGTACTCGGCACCGACGAACCACTGCATGGGACCGGCACCGGTCGCGCCCGCGTCGAAGGCGATGGAACCGAAGATCTCCTGCTGGTCGTAACGGGCGATGCGGGAGATGGTGGCCTTCATGGCGTTCAGGACGTCGTCCGGGTTGCCATAGGGATCGGAAAGGTCGTAGATGCCGTCTTCGATGTAGTTGAAGGCGGTGGTACGAACCAGGTAGTTCTCACCGATGTCGTAGACCTTGTTGTAGGTCTGACGGCCACCGAACTCGACTTCCATGCCACCCACGTAACCGGTGGTGCCCACCATCAGGTCGGCCACTTCGGTGTTGATGAAGTTGTCACGGTTGCCCAGGGCGTCAAAGCGGTGCCAGATGTTGACTTCCTGCTGGGGCAGGCCGGTCTGGTCGCCGAAGTAGCCGTCCGGGTTGGTCGGGTTGTTGAGGCTGTCTGCGCTCAGCGGGCTGCCGAAGAAGGTGGAATCCGGCACCGGCGCGTAACGGCCGAAGGACTCACCCTTGTTCACGTTGATGTTCATCCAGACGGACCAGTCATCATTGATGTAGTGGTCGGCCTTGACGAAGGCGGACTTGTTGCCGGAAGAGGCTTCGTCCGCGGACACCAGGGCGAAGTTGTAGGCACAAATGCTGCCCAGGGTATAGAAGGCATCACTGCCCATCTCTTCACAGGCACCCGGCAGGGCGGTCCAGTCGAAGTTGTCGAAACCGCCCGTGAGGGTGGTGTAGTTGTTGCCGTAGATGGAACCACCCGGGGTGTACCAGGGGAAGTCGCGGGCAAAGATGATGTCGCGGCTGTTCCAGGAAGCACCGGCAATGATGCGGCCGGAGGGGCCGGAGGTGCCGAACACGGCATGACCTTCACGACGGTCACCACCTTCCGGATCCACATCGGCGGCACCGATCATCAGCTCGGCACCTTCGAAGTCGGTGCGCAGGATGACGTTGATCACACCACCGATGGCGTCGGAACCGTAGACGGCGGAAGCACCGTCGGACAGGATCTCGATGCGCTCAATGGCGCCCAGCGGGATGGTGCTGAGGTCATTGGTGGAACCGGTCAGCGGGGACTTGGGCTGACGACGGCCGTCGATCAGCACCAGGGTGCGGTCGGCACCGATACCACGCAGACTCACCAGGGCGGCACCACCGAAGGAGGAGCCGGACTGGGGACGATAGGAACCGGACGAGTTGAACGGCATGTTCCGGATCAGGTCGGCGGCGTTGGACTCACCGCTGAGCTCGATCTGCTCGCGGTCAATCGTGGTCACCGGGAGAGAACCTTCCAGGTCGGTACGCTGAATGCGCGAACCGGTAACCTGGACGCGGTCCAGCTCACGTGCTTCTTCGTCGTTGTCCTGGGCCATGGCGGCCGGAGCGACGAAAGCAGTGGCCATGCCCGAAGCCAGGGCCATGCGCACTGCGTTACGCAGCATGCTATTGGATTTCATCGATCAATCCTCCTAAGCGAACGAGGTTGTATTCGTGTCAGTGGCCGCTGCGGGCACATCCCGTCAGCGGTTACTGCTGTGTCGCCTGAACGGTCACACAATCCCTGTGCAACGTGTAGCGAACAGGCAACATGCTCCTTCAGCTGCCGATACTAGCAGACTGAAGCCAGAAGAAAAGGGGTTTGTTGCAAAAAAATGGGCGGGGGCCTTCCGGTCCGGAAGGCCTGTCATTGCTGGCCGGAGAGGAGCGCGGAGCCAAAACCGGATCATCCGCTGTGAAAAAAACAACAATCGGGCCGAGATGCGCGGACCAACTGTCTGTTGTATCGCCGCATCAGCCGGAAGAGCGGGGCCCGCCCCCCCCGGAAAAGGGGGGCCGGGCCTGAGCTCCGGCTCAGTCGCCGATATGGCGGGCAAAGAAGTCGAGCAGATCCTGGTAGTAGGTCTTGCGGTTCTCGACCTTGTAGTAGCCATGCCCCTCGTTTTCGAACAGGCGGCTTTCGTAATCCACCCCGGCCTCGTCAAGCTGCTCCATGAAGAAGTGGAAATGGGCGATATGGGCGCGAATGTCCTCTTCCCCATGCGCCAGATAGAGGGGCGCGGTGATTTCGTCTGCCCGCCGGGCCGGCGAACGTTCCTGCAACTCCGCCTCGTCGGTGCCCAGCACACGCCGCAGATAGGCCACGCCCTGCGGTCGTTGTGGGATATCCCCCTCTTCGAACATCAGCGGCAGATCATAAACGCCCACATTGGCCGCACCGCAGGCGTAGAGATCCGGTTCCCGCACCAGGCCCATGGCCGTGGCGTAGCCACCGTAACTGCCCCCGTAGATGCAGATGCGCTCCGGGTCGGCGATTCCCTGCTCGATGGCCCACAGGGTGGCATCGGTCACGTCATCCTGCATGGCCGCGCCCCACTCCCGGTAACCGGCCTCCTCGAAGGCCTTGCCATAGCCGCCGGAGCCGCGGAAATTCACCTGCAGCACTGCGTAGCCATGATGGGCGAGCAGCTGCACTTCGGGGTCATAACGCCAGAAGTCACGCGGGCCGTGGGGGCCACCATGCACCACTACCACCATGGGCTGTGCTTCGTCCTCTTCGGCACCACGCGGCCGGGTCAGATAGCCATGCAGCTCCAGACCGTCACGGGCCTCCAGGCGGATGGGCTCCATGGGCTGCATCAGCTCGGGATTGACCCAGGGACGGGCGTCCAGGAGGAAACGGGCGGCCATGGATTCCAGGTCAAACAGATACCAGCCGGCCGGCAGGATATCGGCGTCCACCTGGACAATAGCCCGGTCGGCCTCCCGCGCAAAACTCACGACACGGGCGAACTGCCCCGGAAAGGCCCGGGCAATGGCCCGCTGAATGCGGCTGGTTTCCTCCTCCGGGTCAACAAAATGCATTTGGGGCCGGCCATCCTCAATGACCGCACCGATCACCGCCTGGCCGCTCCGATCCCACAGCACATCACTGCCGATCAGGGAGGCGAAACCGCCGATCTCCACATTATCGTGGGCAATCAGCAGTTCGGCTTCACCCGACTTGGTGTCGAGACGGTACAAGCCCATGCGATCGGCTTCACGGGTACTCAGATAGATGCCCCGACCTTCCGGACCGAAACCGAAGACGGACAGGCTGTTGGCCTCGAAATCGCTTTCGAACTCGCGCCAGAGGCTGTCCTTGCTCTCGCGATAGGCATACTGGGCATTGCCCTCTTCGTCGCTGCCATGAGCAAAGCGAACCACGCCCTCCTGATCCGCAATGACACCGCCATTATCCAGCGGACTCTCATCCTGAACCGTGGTTCGCCCCCGCAGAACATCCAGTTTCATGACGCGGGGCTTGAGCTCCGCCCCCGAGGCACCGAAGGCCTGACTCTGCAGCAGGATGTGACGAGGCTCATCCGGCAGCAGGGAAACCACGTTGGCGCGCCGCATGACATAGTCGCCATCGTAATTACCGAACAACAGTCTCTGGTTGCCGCCATCCACATCGATACCGAAGATGCGCCCCGTGGGCATGGGCTGGTAGAGCGTACCCGCCTCGCGATTGGTGGTGAACAGCACCCGCTCGTTATTCACCCAGAATACCTGGGCGACGTGCTCATTCCGGCGCATGCGCATGGAGGCTGTGGCCTGCATGCGCTCGGGGTCGGAAATGTCGAGAATGGCCAGGCCGGTCTGGTCGCCGGCCGGGGCGGCCACGGCCAGATGCCGACCGTCGGGTGACAGGGCCACGCTGCGAAATTCATTGTGCTTGACGAAATCTTCCAGCGGGATGGTGTCCGCATGGACGGAGAGGCTCAGACCCAGCACCAGGGCCAGGCAATGGAAAAAACGCATAAATCCCCCCAAGGATCAGCTGTGGTTGTCCGGCCCGGGGGCCGGTGTTGCGACGGCAGCCGGGGCGGGCCGCCAACAGGCGGCCGTCCCGCTGCCAATGACATTATTGATTACATGTTGCGGCGATACTGCCCGCCCACTTCATACAAGGCATGGGTAATCTGACCCAGTGAGCAGTACTTGACCGCCTCCATCAGCTCGGCGAAGAGATTGCCATTCTCGGAGGCGACCTGCTTGAGGCGCTCCAGGCGCTCGGCGGCCTTCTCCTCGTTGTGGCGCCAGAAGCTCTGGATGTTGCGCAGCTGGCTCTGCTTCTCTTCTTCGGTGGAGCGGATCAGCTCGATTTCTTCCTCTTCCTCGGCGTCTTCCCGCGGCTGGAAGGTGTTCACGCCGACGATGGGCAGGGAGCCGTCGTGCTTCTGCTGCTCGTAGTAATGGCTCTCGTCCTGAATCTTGCCGCGCTGGTACATGGTTTCCATGGCGCCCAGTACGCCGCCCCGCTCGGCGATGCGCTCAAACTCCTGGTACACGGCCTCTTCCACCAGGTCGGTCAGTTCCTCGATGATGAAGGAGCCCTGGATGGGGTTCTGGTTCTTGTTCAGCCCCAGCTCCTTGTTGATGATCATCTGGATGGCCATGGCCCGGCGCACCGATTCCTCGGTGGGGGTGGTGATGGCCTCGTCGTAGGCGTTGGTGTGCAGGCTGTTGCAGTTGTCGTACAGGGCATACAGGGCCTGCAGGGTGGTGCGGATGTCGTTGAACTGGATTTCCTGGGCGTGCAGTGAGCGCCCGGAGGTCTGGATGTGGTACTTGAGCTTCTGGGAGCGTTCGCTGCCCTTGTAGATGTCCCGCATGGCGCGGGCCCAGATGCGGCGGGCCACCCGGCCGATCACGGCGTACTCCGGGTCCATGCCGTTGGAGAAGAAAAAGCTCAGGTTGGGCGCGAAGTCATCAATGTCCATGCCCCGGGCCAGGTAGTACTCCACGATGGTGAAGCCATTGGACAGGGTCAGGGCCAGCTGGGTGATGGGGTTAGCCCCGGCCTCGGCGATGTGGTAGCCGCTGATGGAGACACTGTAGAAATTGCGGACATTGTTGTCCGAGAAATACTGCTGAACATCGC
Protein-coding regions in this window:
- a CDS encoding class I SAM-dependent methyltransferase, with the protein product MASGRSEHWSDFWASGALTSLPQDFSGNYDGELAAFWQREFEALPPSARLLDVCTGNGALAVLAAEYSARQARSFHITGLDAARLQPRRMAESHPEAAAFLEPIRFIDQTPLESASFPAGQFDFIMSQYGIEYCDWPRAAERVARWLSSGGCFSLVAHAADSAMIERMGREEAEYDWLEQQGLMPALAQWLAAEIDATVFRQSMAALQPVLEREAKKRRSPLLANALNMAVATARMDEAAMQRREQDFRGFHQQLRLGRARLRDFLRVNRAIAADRQWYRPFLEAGLRLRDSGDILYRGRHHAGRFYRFQKDD
- a CDS encoding TonB-dependent receptor plug domain-containing protein, whose protein sequence is MKSNSMLRNAVRMALASGMATAFVAPAAMAQDNDEEARELDRVQVTGSRIQRTDLEGSLPVTTIDREQIELSGESNAADLIRNMPFNSSGSYRPQSGSSFGGAALVSLRGIGADRTLVLIDGRRQPKSPLTGSTNDLSTIPLGAIERIEILSDGASAVYGSDAIGGVINVILRTDFEGAELMIGAADVDPEGGDRREGHAVFGTSGPSGRIIAGASWNSRDIIFARDFPWYTPGGSIYGNNYTTLTGGFDNFDWTALPGACEEMGSDAFYTLGSICAYNFALVSADEASSGNKSAFVKADHYINDDWSVWMNINVNKGESFGRYAPVPDSTFFGSPLSADSLNNPTNPDGYFGDQTGLPQQEVNIWHRFDALGNRDNFINTEVADLMVGTTGYVGGMEVEFGGRQTYNKVYDIGENYLVRTTAFNYIEDGIYDLSDPYGNPDDVLNAMKATISRIARYDQQEIFGSIAFDAGATGAGPMQWFVGAEYRTEDYEDRYDSLSEAGQIGGSAGNSAGLDRDVTSVFGEGLVPLTDRLELNVAGRFDSYSDYGDDFSPKLSLRWDATDDLVIRGSYGQGFRAPSLDILSQQTAFSADSVRDPQTCEAQGQPADCTTQINAYRIANPDLESEKSEQFSIGAAWAPVDWFNGTLDYYRIEIDERIAFFSSQNLINREQRGDPIPPGLGITRAPSGAITEILTGYGNEGELKTDGVDINLRANTEFGGGRFQTNLQASYVLGFSIDDGPDLSGDPGLPRMRATWSNQYSIGDFSFAWNVNYIGNQCDQVANVEYVTAPELGTVRECRGNVPSWATNDVQFNYFTPFDGRVTLGAQNVGNKMPPVGLGNIGSRDYDFNLYNGYGRIVYARYTQSF
- a CDS encoding S9 family peptidase yields the protein MRFFHCLALVLGLSLSVHADTIPLEDFVKHNEFRSVALSPDGRHLAVAAPAGDQTGLAILDISDPERMQATASMRMRRNEHVAQVFWVNNERVLFTTNREAGTLYQPMPTGRIFGIDVDGGNQRLLFGNYDGDYVMRRANVVSLLPDEPRHILLQSQAFGASGAELKPRVMKLDVLRGRTTVQDESPLDNGGVIADQEGVVRFAHGSDEEGNAQYAYRESKDSLWREFESDFEANSLSVFGFGPEGRGIYLSTREADRMGLYRLDTKSGEAELLIAHDNVEIGGFASLIGSDVLWDRSGQAVIGAVIEDGRPQMHFVDPEEETSRIQRAIARAFPGQFARVVSFAREADRAIVQVDADILPAGWYLFDLESMAARFLLDARPWVNPELMQPMEPIRLEARDGLELHGYLTRPRGAEEDEAQPMVVVVHGGPHGPRDFWRYDPEVQLLAHHGYAVLQVNFRGSGGYGKAFEEAGYREWGAAMQDDVTDATLWAIEQGIADPERICIYGGSYGGYATAMGLVREPDLYACGAANVGVYDLPLMFEEGDIPQRPQGVAYLRRVLGTDEAELQERSPARRADEITAPLYLAHGEEDIRAHIAHFHFFMEQLDEAGVDYESRLFENEGHGYYKVENRKTYYQDLLDFFARHIGD